Proteins co-encoded in one Corylus avellana chromosome ca9, CavTom2PMs-1.0 genomic window:
- the LOC132161892 gene encoding protein virilizer homolog, with the protein MGRPEPYVLFSQTFNHPHLDEYVDEVLFSEPIVITACEFLEQNASSAAQAVTLLGATSPPSFALEVFVKCEGETRFRRLCQPFLYSHSSSNVLEVEAVVTNHLVVRGSYRSLSLVIYGNTAEDLGQFNIEFDDNSLRNLVGSAEGKLEDLPLALHSTNLTIEESISSLNALSIPVAPLDIAIEVKRFLQLLFKILELSNLGDAVHEVVSTVVSASSSFVTSELHYAADSENNLTWGKSKSGEELHGVIGEAREELLQLYKVFQHELGNGFADLSAECTFLDFEG; encoded by the exons ATGGGTCGACCCGAACCCTACGTCTTGTTCTCCCAGACCTTCAACCACCCCCATCTCGACGAGTACGTCGACGAG GTATTGTTTTCTGAACCCATTGTAATAACTGCGTGCGAGTTCCTTGAACAAAATGCTTCCTCGGCTGCTCAAGCCGTAACGCTTCTTGG GGCTACTTCGCCTCCTTCATTTGCTTTGGAAGTATTTGTTAAATGTGAGGGGGAGACAAGGTTTAGGCGTCTCTGCCAGCCTTTTCTTTATTCTCATTCTTCATCAAATGTTCTAGAAGTTGAG GCTGTTGTAACTAATCATCTGGTTGTAAGGGGCAGCTACCGCAGTCTAAGTTTGGTCATTTATGGAAACACGGCAGAGGATTTGGGGCAGTTCAATATCGAATTTGATGATAACTCGCTGAGAAATTTAGTTGGTTCTGCTGAGGGGAAGCTTGAAGACCTCCCACTGGCTTTGCACTCAACTAACCTTACAATTGAGGAATCTATATCCTCTTTGAATGCGTTGTCCATTCCAGTTGCTCCATTGGATATAGCTATTGAGGTGAAGAGGTTTTTACAGCTATTGTTCAAGATTTTGGAGTTGTCGAATCTTGGGGATGCAGTACATGAAGTTGTAAGTACTGTGGTTTCAGCAAGCTCTTCATTTGTTACCAGTGAGTTACATTATGCTGCAGACAGTGAGAATAATCTTACATGGGGCAAGTCAAAAAGTGGTGAGGAGTTGCATGGTGTTATTGGTGAGGCCAGAGAAGAGCTTCTTCAGTTGTATAAAGTGTTTCAACATGAATTAGGGAATGGATTTGCTGACTTGTCGGCAGAATGCACTTTTCTTGATTTTGAGGGCTGA